The DNA segment ctgactcgtccccatcagtgatatgtcccacaacagtggtgtcgttggcgaacttgatgatggagttcgcactatgtccggctatgcagtcatgagtatagagtgagtacagcagggggctgagcacgcagccttgaggtgctccggtGCTgattgacacatttccaccaatacggacagactgtggtctgtgaatgaggaagtcgaggatccaattgcagagggatgcgcagagacccagatctgagagcttggtaaccagcttggaggggatgatggtattaaatgccgagcggTAGTCAGTgattaacagcctgacatatgagtttttgttgtccaagtggtccagagcggggtggagagccagtgagatcgtatCCACCATTGATCCaccgttgtggcggtaagcgaattgcagtgggtccaggtttttgtcgaggtaggagttgatttgcgccatgaccaGCCTCAAAGCAcgtcatcaccacagacgttagtgccactggtcgatagtcaccttgctcttcttggacaccggtattattgatgccctttttaaTACCCACAGCAGTGAGCTTTCCCCTGCCCATCCTGTGGTAAGTGCTTCACCCACCTTGACCATCTGCTGGAGTAAcggcgagtccacactggccagcgccccttcacctgcccgctctgtggcaagaCCTTTGTCCACTCCttcagcctgctggcacaccgccacgtggataggcaatgtttaggtagacacaaaatgctggacgaaatttataacatttcgggtcaagacttcagtctcgacccgaaacgtcacccactccttctctccagagctgctgcctgacccgctgagttactccagcactctgtgaaacgtcactcatccatgttttccacagatgcagcctgacccgctgagttactgcagcactttgtgtcacagttatacagtgtggatgcaggcccttcagcccaacttgcccacaccgaccaagatgtgCTGGCTACATGAGTCCCgcctacctgtgtttggtccatatccctccaaacatgtcctgtccatgtacttgtctaaccgtttcttatgcgtttggatagtcccagcttcaactaccacctccggcagcttcttcaatacacccaccatcctgtgtgaaaaagttacccctcaaattcctattaaatcttttcccctttaccttgaacccatgtcctctggtcctccattcccacacactgggcaagagattcagtgCATCTAACGAAATTGTGTtcgatgcaagattccagcatctgcagtttcttgtgtctctcacCTATAACCAActatcacttctgaagaagggtctcaacgtgaaacatcacccgttccttcactctagagatgatgcctgtaccgctgagttactccagcattttgtgtccacctatcactttccaggctttgtcagaccccatctctcttttccagcttcctcccccgaCCCTCTCTAATCAATCTTAACAAGGGTTCTGActcaaaacgtcgtctgtccattcccagtCCAGGGGGGCatggggaaaggggtggggtagGTTgttgaggggggagaggtggaatgggGGTGAGGGAATGGGGAGGCGGTTGCAGCAGACGCATCTCGCATGCTGCTCACACCGCACCTTCAGCCTCACGCATCAGCTGCTGACGCTACTAAGAGGCTCTCTGCCCGCATGTTGCTCACGggctcagccccgcctccgggaatTTATTCTCCGTGGGTTCCGAAAGGGGcgataccttcatggtgactaacaggtgagaagaccaatctgctgatctcatgatttttttaaacaatcataacttttctaatacttcaccgatcagaacaaaacatgTTGCGCTTGGAgcggagaacggtgagtaaggtggcaaaaacatCCTAGCGATGTAGGttaccatttttgcacaaatttttAAAAACCGGAAGTGGACAAGATTAGAGGTTTATAATAGTATAGATAAATCAATGTAGATATAGAGGAAAGCttatcaagtttattgtcacatgtataaattacagtacagtgatatttgacttCCCATACAgcaatactaagtaaaaagcaatgaCACATAGCCACATAAAATACAATTTcacttgtattcgctggagtttagaaggatgagggggtttcttatagaaacatataaaattacaagaccaagtgcagacccgttgggtctgttcccccaacatgcggttgtgggggggcaggctgcatgcagcgtcacacacactaacataccccccccgcactcacgctaattaccacccttgatattatattcatattattaatttgctccttttaccccataacctccCTATCTACtggcgcatagcccccaacttgcagtcacatctagagaggggggggggggggggggggagagtgagggcagagagagagaggggcagagacagagacacagagagaggggcaagagggagaggggagtggagaggaggagaagagggagggggggggaggagagagagagagagggtgagggggagagagagagaggggtgctgagagggggggggagggaagggggtgtggaggggagggggtttagaggagggagggtgggggagcggAAAGAGTgctgaggggggtgaggtgaggggagccggaaggggaagggaagagggtaggggtggggtgggtggaggtgggggggtttaggagagggacggtgggggagcggatggagaggaggagggggagaaagggggagaagggagggggaggagaggaggagaggagaggggagggagggagggggggagaggagagggggaggagaggagagggagggggagagggagagggggggggggaggggggggaggggagagggggggggggggggggggagagggggggggggggggaggagggggagagggagtgagagaggagagggaggagggggagggggggggagagggggagggaggagggggggagaggagagggggggagagagggggggggagggggggaggagggggggagggggagggggggggaggggggaggggggacaagcGGATGCTGGGACCGATATTAGAtgagcgtgggggggggaggagagggaggggggagagagggagggggggaggggagggggggaggagggagaggggggggggaagaaaagacggggcgggggggggggggggggaggggacagagggggagggagagagggggggggggggagagagagagggggagggagagagagagagagagagagagagagagagagagagagagagaaagggagagagagagagagagagagagagaggggaggagagggggggagagagagagggggagagagaggggggggggagagagagagagagagggggagagagagagtgacctccatcttgaagagactgagtgaggcacaccacttcctggttttatagtccctccccctccctctagcaggggcagcagagagaatggtgatttattttaaaaacattaatttctctctgatttttcatcgatgggaacaatactctggtccaggaaggcacctttgatcgaggtggccaaaaatgacggccgtaggtggcggcgttctcttggaaatcacagcacagtaggccaaaagcggtcaagatcagacttttagtaatatagataaaaggactggacaagctagatgcaggaaaaatgttcccaatgttgggcgagtccagaaccaggggccacagtcttacaataaaggggaggccatttaagactgaggtgagaaaaaaactttttcacgctgcagagttgtgaatttgtggaattccctgccacagagggcagtggaggccaaatcacgggATGGATGTAAGCgagcattagatagagctctatggggctagtggaatcaagggatatggggagaaggcttcaCTATTGAAGCTCCTCACGGACGATCCTCGGGAAAGGAGAAAAATTgcttctccatcgaggtaagtaaCTGAATAAAAGTTTCCCCAattcacccatccccccccctcccaatccccacataaaaggatttgagtataggagcagggaggttctactgcagttgtacagggtcttggtgagaccacacctggagtattgcatacagtttaggtctccaaatctgaggaaggacattattgccatagagggagtgcggagaaggttcaccagactgattcctgggatgtcaggactgtcttatgaagaaagactggatagacttggtttatactctctagaatttaggagattgagaggggatcttatagaaacgtacaaaattcttaaggggttggacaggctagatgcaggaagattgctcccgatgttggggaagtccaggacaaggggtcacagcttaaggataagggggaaatcctttaaaaccgagatgagaagaacttttttcacacagagagtgctgaatctctggaactctctgccgcagagggtagtcgaggccagttcattggctatatttaagagggagttagatgtggcccttgtggctaaggggatcagagggtatggagagaaggcaggtacgggatactgagttggatgatcagccatgatcatattgaatggcggtgcaggctcgaagggccgaatgcctactcctgcacctaatttctatgtttctatgtttctaaaacaaaccTAGAAACTCTACAACATACTTTTGAAACATActtaacaaattaaaaacagaagggacagactgttggcgaggcagccagtgCTGGTGGAGCTGCCCGGTTGACACTGATTATTTGGGGGCCAatctgtattttttaatttttgcttaAAAAAGACATTTATTTCATTGAAATACAACTTGGCTCCAGTGGGTAAACGAGCAATAgcccttgtttccacactgtactacTTGACTCTAACACGAAGTCCTGCAGTAGCtcggtcggtcaggcagcatccatggagaaaatggataggtgacgtttcacagagtactggagtgactcagcgggtcaggcagcaaccgtggagaaaatggataggtgacatttcacagagtactggactgactcagtgggtcaggcagcatctgtggagaacatggatagatgacagtttgggtcgggatccttcagacTGACACTGTCAACAGATggcggggtgattggcagatgagtgaagTGACGGAGGCGagagaaaataaggagataaaagggaGTGAGATCAGATGTGATTAATGTATATGTGAAGCTTTAAAGGACaatggtcaggtagcatttagagtattgcatgcagttctggtcactccattacaggactgatgtggaggctttggggaaggtgcagagatggttcatcaGAATAGAttaaaaacaaggaattgcagatgcaaaaacagacacaagatgctggtgtaactcaggaagcacctctggagagaaggaatgggtgacttttccgaTCAAGACtgcagagggtctcgacccaaaacgttacccattttttccagcatttgaaatgaatgaatgaatatgtttattggccaagtattcacatacaaggaatttgcctcggtgctccaaccgcaagtgacatgacatacagtgacagctagGAATGACataaaaaatattaataacaaaacattatcgattaaacatgtcaattaaataaaataccagagcaaaaggaggctacagattgttggttattgagtagagctactgctcgtggataaaagctgtttttatgtctggctgtggcagcttcgacagtccggagttgccttccagagggaagtgcttcaaataatttgtggccagggtgagaggggtcagaaatgatcttacccgctcgcttcctggcccttgcagcgtACAGTTGGTCAATGGAGGGATGGTTGCAGCCAAtacccttctcagctgatcgtacgattcgctgcagcctctggatgtcgtgcttggtggctgagccaaaccagaccgtgatggagaaggtgaggacagactctatgatggccgtatagaattggaccattattgcctgtggcagattgtgcttcctcagctgccgcagaaagtacatcctctgttgtgcctttttgactgtaaaTCGATGGTCGCCCCCCAattgtccttggagatgatggtccgtaggaacttaaaatactccacagatgtgactgtgtgactgttgGTGATAATGAGTGGGGTGAGTGGAagaggagctctcctaaagtctacaaacaACTACACTGTCTCAAGAGCAGAGCTCCCGGTTGTTTTGATGGCACCAGGCCAGCAGTGTgttacttcctgtctgtaggcagcttCCTCCCCATTCTGGATCAGTccgatcagggttgtgtcgtccgcaaacttgaagcttgacagaggagtcagtggaggtgcagtcattggcgtagagagagtagaggggaggggagggtacgcagccttgcggtgctcctatgctgagggatgtgctttcccagcctcacatgctgcttcctgtttgtcagcaaGCTGGTGATCTACCGacggaggggttcaggcacagtcaacttggaaagtttggagtgtcgtagctctggcacaagggtgttgaatgcagagctaaaacagCCCCTATCCACAGCAGGGAGAGACGCTCACCACTGTGGATACGCCGGTGCTGCtacaggctggacatgcgggtgaaacccaTGCCACAATCAGGGCACTCAATGTGTCCCTCTCTgctgtgtatccgctggtgctcccgcagcccccgtgcTCTTTTGAAACGCTTGCCGCAGTGGGAGGAGCTGGTCACTGGCATGGGcccgcaacccccgcgagctgtcaaacgcctCACCGCAGGCTGTCGtcgggctggccactggtgtgcacgtgctggtgagacagggcatgGGAGGCAATGGCAATGCGCGCTCGACACACCGGGCTGGGTAAGGCACAGTCGCCGGCGTGCACCCGCAGGTGGGACAGCAGCCTGTGTAAGCGGTggtagcccttgccgcactgggcgcaggtgtaggggtgctcaccggtgtgggtgcgctggtgctccagcaggctgtcGGAGCGGGtgtagcccttgccgcactgggcgcaggtgaaggggcgctcaccggtgtgggtgtgctggtgctccagcagcctGTCGgtgcgggtgaagcccttgccgcagtcgctgcaggtgtagggccgctttCCGTTGTACAGGCACCCGTGCACTTTCAGGTCCTGCGACGACTGGAAGTATTTGCCGCAGTGGGAGCAgttgaagggccgctcactggtGAAGGGCTGCTCActggtgaagggccgctcactggtGTGCACCCGCCAGTGCACCCGCAGCCCCGACaaccgggcaaagctcttgccgcaggtggagcagccatagggcttctcgcccgtatGCACCCGCCGGTGGTTCTTCAGATCTTGCGCCCTCTTGAACTTGTTGCCGCAGTGGaagcagtcgaaggggcgttctcccgtgtgcacccgacGGTGGATCTCCAGGTGACTCGCgtactgccaggccttgccacacacgtcacactcataacgcttctcatTGTTGTGctccgtcatgtggtcctccaccgaagctcagcccgcacaccgagcagatgggggggctcaccggcaccctggccgccctcaatcGCCGCTCATGTCCCCGTCtgtccgtccacagcaacggcttcTAAACCCTGCAGGAGCGGAACACAGAgtgtcaacaagctggcaaacaggacatcacTAATGCGTGAACTTTACTAGAGCTTGATGGGGGAGTGTGAGAGGGGGTCGAGGTGGTTTCTGGCTgaacgggagagagaggggtgggagtgagggggaaggccgaaatgttacccattccttccagcattttgtgtctatctaaacagCGCCAATCCACGTAGcagtgtgccagcaggctggaggagcaggaaaaggccttgccacagagcaGGCAGGTGAAGGGGGGCACTAGCCGATGAGGACCtgccggtgctccagcaggtggtcaaggtgGGTGAGGCCCTTACCACAGGACGAGCAGAGGAAGGGACGCTCACCgttgctgccacaggctggacatgcgggtgaaacctttttcacagagagagtctggaattctctgcctcagagggcgatggaggccggatctctggatactttcaagagagagcttgataaggctcttaaagatagcggagtcaggggatatggggagaaggcaggaacggggcactgattgtgcatgatcaacCATGGTCCAAATGaataggtgctggctcaaagggccgaatggcctactcctgcacctattggcatCCATGCCACTCAGCGTACTCAAAGGGATTTTCTCTGGTATGTagccgctggtgctcccgcaggcCCCGTGCGCTCTTgaaacacgggggggggggaatcttgtagaaacatataaaattataggaGGACTGTAcatgctagatacaggaaaaatgttcccaatgttggacgagtacagaaccaggggacacatagccttagaataaaggggaggtgagaaaatactttttcacccagaaagttgtgaatttgtggaattccctgccacagtgggcagtgaaggccaagtcactggatggatttaagagagtgttagatagagctctaggggctagtgagtcaagggatatggggagaaggcaggcacgggttattgattggggacgatcagccatgatcacaatgaatggcggtgctgtctcgaatggcctcctgctgcacctattttctatgtttctatcaaagatcctatagctaaagATAGCTTGCTCCtgcaaaatgcaataggctgacgtgtagtacgttacagaggggatcctgggcatttttccccgcccattttagtaaccggagcatacctgacccgacccgactcgcagtgtaatcaatgttgcgggtcaacagtttgtgtgtgtgatatagggttagattcataattctgtcagttcatacttatGTTAAtgcttgtcaagaataaaatttgactttggtaattgtcttttttaatggtttttaaatcatttctttttaaatggctcacaagcagcgtttgagttgattttgtagtaaccggaacctacccgacccgacctgaTTCGCAGGGTAATTAACATTGCGGAGgaacagtttttgtgcgtgatataggggggttgcacggaaggtcactgggtcatagggctcgacgcacggagctgctaaatccaactggaagacatctgtcacttccggtatatcttattaatgctagaaacgcatacgttcctatctgttaaaaaccgccacaatgttgaatttttgcgctgaaaaatattgagggagtcggggtaagtgtgagcgACATGTACACAACTTTAGagttccaaaagtgaagcgaaatgaaggtatagagaagcgagaactgaagggattacagcagctaaagtgcttggtaaacattgaaaatattgggaattatcgcgtttgctcactgcatttcatcaaggcaTTATgtgtgtttttcttgattcctttggtatctaaaaattctcagaagtgataaatctggctgtaaattcttcagatgcgttttcattttgtatgtaaaaacgcacgagaaccatgggcgattaaaaaaaaacacagccagatttatcactttttagatgccaaaggaatcaagtaaaaacacaaataatgccttacttgatgaaatgcagtgagcaaacggccaatgttcgccaagcactctggctgttgttgtcccttcagctcttgttACTATCTACCGTCAATGACTCActtttggaaatctgaagtatgctaaatgtctcacacgcttatcccgatttccataattatttacagcgcaaaaatttactatttcagcgggttttaacgggcccgctacgctg comes from the Leucoraja erinacea ecotype New England unplaced genomic scaffold, Leri_hhj_1 Leri_1427S, whole genome shotgun sequence genome and includes:
- the LOC129715816 gene encoding zinc finger protein 239-like — encoded protein: MTEHNNEKRYECDVCGKAWQYASHLEIHRRVHTGERPFDCFHCGNKFKRAQDLKNHRRVHTGEKPYGCSTCGKSFARLSGLRVHWRVHTSERPFTSEQPFTSERPFNCSHCGKYFQSSQDLKVHGCLYNGKRPYTCSDCGKGFTRTDRLLEHQHTHTGERPFTCAQCGKGYTRSDSLLEHQRTHTGEHPYTCAQCGKGYHRLHRLLSHLRVHAGDCALPSPVCRARIAIASHALSHQHVHTSGQPDDSLR